Proteins from a genomic interval of Cupriavidus sp. P-10:
- a CDS encoding DUF169 domain-containing protein yields the protein MGNDVALVSTHGTNEPPPAGAPLPSLAALSEQLEALLKLRVAPIGMQLLETTEQLQSIPRLRRPTAVHTMDQIVGQASRLGWTVGITAEDLVGDQCRFVVGLGQDDPAWHTGRHMTGVWFATVEDATRHQSAMHRVPQGSYHALVAAPLRKWSGTPGAPLGEPDIALFYATPGAMMYFINGLQWSGYRSFQWGVVGESSCADSWGRALKTREPSLSIPCFAERRYGGVLDDEMLMALTVADIAKALDGMQALARNGLRYPFPQYGIQMDARAGMSISYPQQTPTSPETPS from the coding sequence ATGGGCAACGACGTCGCCTTGGTAAGCACACATGGTACCAACGAGCCACCGCCCGCTGGTGCACCGCTGCCTTCCCTGGCCGCCCTGTCCGAACAATTGGAAGCCTTGCTCAAGCTGCGCGTGGCGCCGATCGGCATGCAGTTGCTCGAAACCACCGAGCAGTTGCAGTCCATCCCCCGCCTGCGCCGCCCCACGGCAGTGCACACGATGGATCAGATCGTCGGCCAGGCCAGCCGCCTGGGCTGGACGGTGGGCATCACCGCCGAAGACCTGGTGGGCGACCAGTGCCGCTTCGTCGTCGGCCTGGGCCAGGACGACCCCGCCTGGCACACCGGCCGGCACATGACGGGCGTGTGGTTCGCCACCGTGGAGGACGCCACGCGCCACCAATCGGCCATGCACCGCGTTCCCCAGGGAAGCTACCACGCTCTGGTGGCGGCGCCGCTGCGCAAGTGGAGCGGCACACCGGGCGCGCCCCTGGGCGAGCCGGACATCGCGCTGTTCTACGCCACGCCAGGCGCCATGATGTATTTCATCAACGGGCTCCAATGGAGCGGCTACCGCAGTTTTCAATGGGGGGTGGTGGGCGAATCCTCCTGCGCCGATTCCTGGGGCAGGGCGCTCAAGACCCGAGAGCCTAGCCTGTCCATTCCCTGTTTCGCCGAACGCCGCTACGGCGGCGTGCTCGATGACGAGATGCTGATGGCGCTGACGGTGGCCGACATCGCGAAGGCCCTGGACGGCATGCAGGCCCTAGCGCGCAACGGCCTGCGCTACCCCTTTCCCCAGTACGGTATCCAGATGGACGCACGGGCCGGCATGTCCATCAGCTACCCCCAGCAAACCCCAACCTCGCCGGAGACACCATCATGA
- a CDS encoding helix-turn-helix domain-containing protein: MTDINQTVARNVERYRQQRKMSASQVAKLAGISKATLLSIELGRANPTLDTLQRLGDALNVRLAELIAESSEAVVDVRRAGEGRKRQLDGMQLRPLATFYGSELVYVFTATVNAQGVTSPAHEPGSAESLLVLSGAVMAGPCDALVELGKGDWIRFPTDRPHACKAAGETAEVLFVAVRRRIPGVVNESRTNRVCSP, encoded by the coding sequence ATGACCGATATCAATCAGACCGTTGCCCGCAATGTGGAGCGCTACCGCCAGCAGCGCAAAATGTCCGCTTCTCAGGTCGCGAAGCTCGCGGGCATTTCCAAGGCCACCTTGCTCTCCATCGAGCTGGGGCGCGCCAACCCCACGCTCGACACCTTGCAGCGCCTGGGGGATGCATTGAACGTCCGTCTGGCGGAACTGATTGCCGAAAGCTCGGAAGCGGTGGTGGACGTGCGCAGGGCCGGAGAGGGGCGCAAGCGCCAGTTGGACGGCATGCAACTGAGGCCCTTGGCGACCTTCTACGGCTCCGAGCTGGTCTACGTGTTCACGGCCACCGTCAATGCGCAGGGGGTGACTTCCCCGGCCCACGAACCGGGCAGCGCCGAGAGCCTGCTGGTGCTCTCCGGTGCGGTGATGGCGGGGCCCTGCGATGCCTTGGTCGAACTGGGCAAGGGTGACTGGATCCGCTTTCCCACCGACCGCCCTCACGCTTGCAAGGCGGCCGGGGAGACGGCCGAGGTGCTGTTCGTGGCCGTGCGGCGCAGGATTCCGGGCGTCGTGAACGAGTCGAGGACAAACAGGGTCTGCAGCCCCTGA
- a CDS encoding DUF1810 family protein: MSTPLNPLDRFLQAQARDYAQALAELRAGRKRTHWIWYVLPQWRPLGHSAMGANTASLIVEQRKVLCLADPDTRVKRCLRRSSL; this comes from the coding sequence ATGAGCACCCCCCTCAATCCGCTCGACCGCTTCCTTCAAGCCCAGGCGCGCGACTACGCCCAGGCCCTCGCCGAACTGCGCGCAGGCCGCAAGCGCACGCACTGGATCTGGTATGTGCTGCCCCAGTGGCGACCGCTGGGGCATAGTGCCATGGGCGCGAATACGGCATCGCTGATCGTAGAACAAAGGAAAGTCCTCTGTTTGGCGGATCCCGATACCCGGGTTAAGCGTTGCTTGCGCCGGAGCAGTCTGTAA
- a CDS encoding type II toxin-antitoxin system TacA family antitoxin, whose protein sequence is MAHKHEVVTTQDRGRITARLSAENQEVLQLAADLSGSTLNQFIVQAALRAAEAVIDHQETLRVIKLTAEQSRRFLSMLENPPAPNEALQRAMARYRKSKIGNSSFEFVPRPQSV, encoded by the coding sequence ATGGCACACAAGCACGAGGTCGTGACAACTCAAGACCGCGGGCGAATTACAGCCCGCCTAAGTGCAGAGAACCAGGAGGTTCTACAGCTTGCTGCAGACCTATCTGGAAGTACGTTAAACCAATTCATCGTACAAGCGGCGCTTCGCGCGGCTGAGGCGGTGATCGATCATCAAGAGACCCTCCGGGTCATCAAGCTGACGGCCGAGCAGTCCCGTCGCTTCCTCTCGATGCTCGAGAACCCGCCCGCGCCAAACGAAGCCCTGCAGCGTGCGATGGCCCGTTACAGGAAATCGAAAATTGGAAATTCATCTTTTGAATTCGTCCCACGACCGCAAAGCGTTTGA
- a CDS encoding GNAT family N-acetyltransferase, which produces MEIHLLNSSHDRKAFDCGNDEMNAWLRQMARQQADKDLIKIYVATTADEPTKIAGYYAINTTSVLTEGMGGQKLPSNVPAVLLARLAVDASYKGQGLGGCLLMNALELAAETAELVGIRCIVVDAIDDNAAQFYQHYGFEPLTTDPYRLVLHLHTVRTLLQ; this is translated from the coding sequence TTGGAAATTCATCTTTTGAATTCGTCCCACGACCGCAAAGCGTTTGATTGCGGCAACGACGAAATGAACGCTTGGCTGCGCCAGATGGCGCGCCAGCAAGCAGACAAGGATCTGATCAAGATCTACGTCGCAACAACAGCCGACGAACCCACCAAGATCGCTGGGTATTATGCGATCAACACGACCTCGGTTCTCACCGAGGGGATGGGTGGCCAGAAACTTCCCTCGAACGTACCCGCGGTGCTCCTGGCACGGCTCGCCGTTGACGCGAGTTACAAGGGCCAGGGGCTCGGCGGGTGCCTTCTGATGAATGCACTCGAGCTGGCGGCCGAAACGGCTGAGTTGGTCGGAATTCGTTGCATCGTGGTCGACGCCATCGATGACAACGCGGCTCAATTCTACCAACACTACGGCTTTGAGCCGTTGACCACCGACCCTTACCGGCTGGTCCTGCACCTCCATACGGTGCGCACCCTCTTGCAATAA
- a CDS encoding DNA cytosine methyltransferase yields MDGYFIKTIGANRGKPRVWLQGLELERAGFGPGQSYEVEVKGRSVVLTLSKDGTRTVTPKQVRSRTMPVIDLNSNQLLAAFDGMAAIRMVVKDGQIYLLPLASELKKQERLQRLRSRMENGEPLRIGSLSHGGGIMSHAIHAGLQRAGLKAKLEFANEIRPELLEHASEFNDAWSDDTVPLAAPMQELAFDDRGLAHIPKVEILEAGIPCSGASRAGTAKRGLKHPEAHPEVGHLVVAALVILNKAAPAIVAIENVPTYANTASASILRSQLRDLGYTTHERILNGKEWGAIENRDRWCMVAVTQGIDFDFDQLMPPKAMRQVIGDLLEDIPADDARWGTMRGLVEKEARDLAAGKNFKMQIYDANDENVGTLTKGYAKIRSTDPKLRHRDDPSLMRQFTATEHARFKQIPSHILGDASETMKHEMAGQSVIYEKFADVGHHIGNSVNRFAGRPEVEMHNRVARGFEDRLGVDQEVAQLAAQVVADLRRAEPGDGRYVGPIVAVRQDLVVQKIDDVSGILHQAVALREMPKLGQAVEIRYRDGSAVVMAATNTPGLPAPTPTDSPAVRSAKERLRAEIGSAAIPDDYNAFDTLPKSTRLRM; encoded by the coding sequence ATGGACGGCTATTTCATCAAGACAATTGGTGCCAACCGCGGCAAGCCGCGTGTTTGGCTTCAGGGCCTCGAGCTGGAGCGCGCTGGCTTCGGGCCAGGCCAGAGTTACGAAGTCGAAGTGAAGGGCAGAAGCGTGGTGCTCACGCTAAGCAAGGACGGAACTCGTACCGTGACACCGAAGCAGGTTCGATCCCGGACGATGCCCGTAATCGACCTGAACAGTAACCAACTGCTGGCTGCGTTCGATGGCATGGCTGCGATCCGGATGGTGGTCAAGGACGGCCAGATCTACCTACTGCCGTTGGCATCTGAGCTGAAGAAGCAGGAGCGCCTGCAGCGCCTGAGATCGCGCATGGAGAATGGCGAGCCGTTGCGCATCGGCAGTCTATCGCACGGCGGCGGCATCATGTCGCATGCCATACATGCAGGCCTGCAGCGGGCAGGGCTCAAGGCGAAGCTCGAATTCGCGAACGAGATCCGCCCCGAGTTGCTTGAGCACGCGTCCGAGTTCAATGATGCCTGGTCAGACGATACCGTCCCTCTCGCCGCACCCATGCAGGAGCTGGCTTTTGATGATCGGGGCCTGGCTCACATACCGAAGGTCGAGATTCTGGAGGCTGGCATCCCCTGTTCGGGAGCGAGCCGAGCCGGCACGGCCAAACGCGGCCTCAAACATCCCGAGGCGCATCCGGAGGTCGGGCACCTGGTCGTCGCGGCGCTCGTCATCCTGAACAAGGCTGCGCCGGCAATTGTCGCTATTGAAAATGTGCCGACTTACGCGAATACGGCGTCCGCTAGCATTCTCCGCTCTCAACTCCGCGATCTAGGTTACACCACGCATGAACGAATTCTAAATGGAAAGGAATGGGGTGCGATTGAAAATCGAGATCGTTGGTGTATGGTCGCTGTAACTCAGGGAATCGATTTCGACTTCGATCAGCTGATGCCGCCGAAAGCGATGCGCCAGGTTATTGGCGATTTACTCGAAGACATCCCAGCAGACGACGCTCGCTGGGGCACGATGAGAGGCCTTGTTGAAAAGGAGGCGAGGGATCTCGCCGCAGGCAAGAACTTCAAAATGCAGATCTACGATGCCAATGACGAAAATGTCGGAACGTTAACTAAAGGGTACGCCAAAATTAGGTCGACTGACCCGAAATTACGGCATCGAGACGATCCTTCGCTTATGCGTCAATTCACGGCAACTGAGCACGCGCGGTTTAAACAAATTCCTTCCCATATTCTAGGCGATGCATCTGAAACAATGAAGCACGAGATGGCCGGTCAATCGGTGATCTATGAGAAGTTCGCTGACGTCGGGCATCACATCGGCAACTCCGTGAACCGCTTTGCAGGGCGCCCAGAAGTGGAGATGCACAACCGGGTTGCCCGGGGTTTCGAGGATCGACTCGGCGTGGATCAGGAGGTCGCTCAGCTTGCCGCACAGGTTGTTGCTGACCTGCGGCGCGCAGAGCCAGGCGACGGTCGCTATGTCGGGCCGATTGTCGCCGTACGTCAGGATCTTGTGGTGCAGAAGATCGATGACGTGTCGGGCATCCTGCACCAGGCCGTGGCATTGCGTGAGATGCCGAAACTTGGCCAAGCAGTCGAAATTCGCTATCGCGACGGCTCCGCTGTCGTGATGGCCGCGACGAATACTCCCGGACTGCCTGCACCGACACCGACCGACTCGCCCGCAGTCCGCAGCGCCAAGGAGCGGCTGCGTGCCGAGATCGGGTCGGCCGCTATTCCTGACGACTACAACGCCTTCGACACGCTTCCCAAGTCCACCAGGCTACGGATGTAA